The following coding sequences lie in one Silvanigrella aquatica genomic window:
- a CDS encoding O-antigen ligase family protein — protein sequence MALNIIFFILPFLMYLGIALQGASFYVICILIPSLYFITNKKEIPKFITSIALFLIALHIIFPITSLMNYIFPSSLFPDFTYEIELKWPGILLSNFPSAFFIGSAIILLLSLFSKKNAKSSHKKTSASLEIMPLKYFLSGLLPASILFCIALIYQSYSGIDFRSLRGGILADTELLDNGKYRVYGFYGHPLTVAGACLAYASFAWTLLWQSITHKSNVKFHFISLYHKNFFPQISLAIITFCNFFMIILSSGRTAAMACIFILITIPCILYIRKKPIVTLSVTLIVVISSFFIAKNAGLIDRINLTTTSVTQSHSLDNGNYRQYFWKVYTQMFLDKPFVGQGNYWIKAGVREKYYDKMGYGDLTEKYNAHNNYLEILACGGLLAATWILFFLINLGKTLTQKLREQKGAYVYLPFCFAVAIISNLIHSLTQNVFFDSSVIYIYLTLLFVLIWQISANEKLKT from the coding sequence ATGGCTTTAAATATAATTTTCTTTATTTTACCGTTTCTAATGTATTTAGGAATTGCCTTACAAGGTGCCTCATTTTATGTTATTTGTATACTTATTCCTAGCTTATATTTTATTACAAATAAAAAAGAAATTCCAAAATTTATCACTTCTATTGCTCTTTTTCTTATCGCACTCCATATTATTTTTCCCATTACAAGCTTAATGAATTACATTTTTCCAAGTTCTCTTTTTCCTGATTTTACTTATGAAATTGAACTCAAGTGGCCAGGAATATTGCTCAGCAATTTTCCTTCTGCTTTTTTTATTGGTAGCGCTATTATATTATTATTATCTTTATTTAGCAAAAAAAATGCGAAATCGTCACATAAAAAAACATCCGCATCACTAGAAATCATGCCCCTTAAGTATTTCTTATCGGGATTACTACCTGCCTCCATTTTATTTTGCATTGCTCTAATTTATCAATCCTACTCTGGTATCGACTTCCGTTCCTTAAGAGGTGGCATCCTTGCCGATACAGAGTTACTTGATAACGGAAAATACCGTGTGTATGGCTTTTATGGTCACCCCCTTACCGTTGCCGGCGCCTGTTTAGCTTATGCTTCCTTTGCATGGACTCTTTTATGGCAATCTATTACTCATAAATCAAATGTAAAATTTCATTTTATTTCATTATATCATAAAAATTTCTTTCCACAAATCTCACTCGCCATCATTACTTTTTGTAACTTTTTTATGATTATCTTAAGCTCTGGAAGAACTGCAGCTATGGCTTGTATCTTTATACTTATTACTATTCCATGCATATTATATATTCGTAAAAAACCTATAGTCACTTTATCTGTTACATTAATTGTTGTAATTTCAAGTTTTTTTATAGCAAAAAATGCGGGCTTAATTGATAGAATTAATCTTACTACAACTTCTGTTACCCAATCCCATTCTTTGGATAACGGCAATTATCGTCAATACTTTTGGAAGGTCTATACCCAAATGTTTCTGGATAAGCCTTTTGTGGGGCAAGGAAATTATTGGATAAAAGCAGGTGTAAGAGAAAAATATTATGACAAAATGGGTTATGGAGATTTGACTGAAAAGTACAATGCTCATAATAATTATCTCGAAATATTAGCTTGTGGAGGCCTTCTTGCTGCGACTTGGATTTTATTTTTTCTTATTAATTTAGGAAAAACTTTAACTCAAAAATTAAGAGAACAAAAAGGAGCTTACGTATATTTACCTTTTTGCTTCGCCGTTGCAATTATTTCAAATTTAATTCATTCACTCACTCAAAATGTTTTTTTTGATTCCTCTGTTATTTATATTTATTTAACTTTACTTTTTGTTTTAATATGGCAAATTTCTGCTAACGAAAAATTAAAAACATAA
- a CDS encoding peptidase has translation MFKKVFLRKIPIAIALGIASTAQAENEINLEQFLIDFYSNPIETMNKIPPKSQIYRSQSNSPQFSQEEITSQNFIEKKDKIRSKIIRNGNKSKKRISPYSAYLGNDNPQNLIDKPENFIDNIYVIDSKNIASARLNFQPWSGSYWPLSEASIASRYTDLNRPKNDVNKYSEYILQQFPAENLVSEGKTNSLSPAEKYDLLMNDKNYTLTNSILSEVKNYGKFEGWEGICHGWAPAAYMYKRPIRSVSVANAEGKSITFYPADIKALTSLLWANLSYTSKFVGGRCNEKNPARDANGRIQSQDCFDTNPGSFHLALVNQIGINKKSFVFDATYDFQVWNQPLVSYSYYYFNPQTGQASSKSSDVMIKASDFKRDPFKSYRSQNSSFIVGVKTKVEYIGETWQDASTRDNPSRDSVVAVEYIYDLEIDTSGKIIGGEWYQTAHPDFMWTPTSNSDITTNLVPSPTNYNYEYIFKYHNYMWNENPTRPVSEWTYYSAYAAKQRRVPLENIIRNLTAWASMEHGGEAPENCKQPCVPSIYKWHNYE, from the coding sequence ATGTTTAAAAAAGTTTTTTTGCGGAAAATTCCCATTGCTATCGCACTTGGAATAGCATCAACAGCACAAGCTGAAAATGAAATTAATTTAGAACAGTTTTTAATAGATTTTTATAGTAATCCTATTGAGACAATGAATAAAATACCTCCTAAATCTCAAATTTACCGATCTCAATCAAATTCACCGCAATTTTCACAAGAAGAAATTACATCACAAAATTTTATAGAAAAAAAAGATAAGATTAGAAGTAAAATTATTCGAAATGGGAATAAATCAAAAAAAAGGATTTCTCCCTACTCTGCCTATTTAGGAAATGATAATCCACAAAATTTGATTGATAAACCAGAGAATTTTATTGATAATATTTATGTTATTGACTCTAAAAATATTGCTTCTGCAAGACTCAATTTTCAACCCTGGTCGGGAAGTTATTGGCCACTTTCAGAAGCCTCTATCGCAAGTCGTTACACCGACCTCAATAGGCCCAAAAATGATGTTAATAAATATTCCGAATATATTTTACAGCAATTTCCTGCAGAAAACTTAGTCTCTGAAGGAAAAACAAATTCACTCTCACCTGCTGAAAAATATGATTTATTGATGAATGATAAAAATTATACTTTGACAAATTCCATATTAAGTGAAGTAAAAAACTATGGTAAATTTGAAGGTTGGGAAGGAATTTGTCACGGGTGGGCTCCTGCCGCCTACATGTACAAACGTCCTATCCGCAGTGTCTCCGTTGCAAATGCAGAAGGAAAATCAATCACATTTTATCCAGCTGACATTAAAGCACTCACTTCGTTACTTTGGGCAAACTTAAGTTACACAAGCAAATTTGTCGGAGGGCGCTGCAATGAAAAAAACCCGGCACGAGATGCTAACGGACGCATTCAAAGCCAAGATTGCTTTGACACAAATCCAGGCTCTTTTCATTTAGCGCTGGTTAATCAAATTGGAATCAACAAGAAATCTTTTGTCTTTGATGCCACTTATGATTTTCAAGTTTGGAATCAACCGCTTGTATCTTATTCATACTATTATTTTAATCCCCAAACCGGTCAAGCAAGCTCTAAGAGCTCCGATGTCATGATTAAAGCTTCCGATTTCAAAAGAGATCCCTTTAAATCTTATCGCTCCCAAAATTCTTCCTTTATTGTGGGTGTCAAAACAAAAGTCGAATATATTGGTGAAACCTGGCAAGACGCTTCAACCCGCGATAATCCAAGTCGAGATAGCGTTGTGGCAGTTGAATATATTTACGATTTAGAAATCGACACCAGCGGAAAAATAATTGGTGGTGAGTGGTATCAAACTGCACATCCCGATTTTATGTGGACGCCCACAAGCAATTCCGATATTACGACAAATCTTGTGCCAAGCCCTACAAATTATAATTATGAATACATATTCAAGTACCATAATTATATGTGGAATGAAAATCCCACACGCCCTGTTTCAGAATGGACTTACTATTCCGCTTATGCCGCAAAGCAGAGACGCGTTCCCCTTGAAAACATCATCCGTAACTTAACAGCTTGGGCCTCCATGGAACACGGCGGAGAAGCACCAGAAAACTGTAAACAACCTTGCGTGCCAAGTATTTATAAATGGCATAACTATGAATAA
- a CDS encoding O-methyltransferase encodes MRPKSYSNMSPAVSRYVESLLQIETAPQLQHTLQIAKKRGTPPLQVVPTDGRNLEVLARSVQAKKIVEIGTLCGYSAVFLANALPPEGKLYTCEQSAHHVSVASEVFHDLGLADKIQIIPGKALETLPTLNQEGPFDLIFIDADKINYPHYFDWALANLRTGGLLIADNVFVFGFIGEEELPQGELGNLVLAMREFNQKCAASENLVTTFLPTGEGMMVAVKK; translated from the coding sequence ATGCGTCCTAAGTCTTATTCAAATATGTCGCCAGCGGTCTCTCGCTATGTCGAATCCCTTCTTCAAATCGAAACAGCACCACAGCTGCAGCATACCCTACAAATTGCTAAAAAACGCGGGACTCCGCCCCTTCAAGTTGTCCCTACAGATGGGCGTAATCTTGAGGTGCTTGCTCGTTCTGTGCAGGCTAAAAAAATAGTTGAAATTGGCACGTTATGTGGCTATTCCGCGGTGTTTTTAGCAAATGCCTTGCCTCCAGAAGGGAAACTATACACATGCGAGCAAAGTGCTCATCATGTCTCTGTAGCAAGCGAGGTTTTTCATGATTTGGGTTTGGCAGATAAAATTCAAATTATACCTGGTAAAGCGCTAGAAACTCTGCCTACGCTGAATCAAGAAGGTCCTTTTGATTTGATATTTATCGATGCCGATAAAATAAATTATCCCCATTACTTTGATTGGGCTCTTGCGAATTTAAGGACAGGGGGGCTGTTAATTGCAGACAATGTTTTTGTTTTTGGTTTTATTGGTGAAGAAGAGTTGCCACAAGGTGAATTAGGGAACTTAGTTCTTGCCATGCGTGAATTTAATCAAAAGTGCGCTGCAAGTGAAAACTTAGTCACGACCTTTTTGCCAACAGGTGAAGGGATGATGGTTGCTGTGAAAAAATAA
- a CDS encoding TadE/TadG family type IV pilus assembly protein has product MITKRNENMNNQSGQALVENMFVILLLIFCSYAIIEVTRLMAFKSYLQAITADAVRQISFSHLSLKREGQVSTENENRSLLIANIKTDIEKKLQQFHTSLLSFDKSIASQSHPFLFLKEHKISLDLMFINENNKNNKNPAGVYLKINSCFPVLFSGYFRNFQRNRTELPEIGKKVAGQEQEQRNCLGQYTSSKIFTPLFWFRVRSAAFFPWPVSTALFEKGMVIPENYPGIEKKYRDDVLNTLEKIDLSSFLKKRIE; this is encoded by the coding sequence ATGATAACAAAAAGAAATGAAAATATGAATAATCAATCAGGGCAGGCTTTAGTCGAAAATATGTTTGTTATACTCCTTCTTATTTTTTGTTCCTATGCCATAATTGAAGTCACGCGTCTTATGGCATTTAAAAGCTATTTGCAGGCCATTACGGCAGATGCTGTAAGGCAAATTTCATTTTCACATCTCTCTCTAAAAAGAGAGGGACAAGTCTCGACAGAAAATGAAAATAGGAGCCTGTTAATCGCGAATATAAAAACCGATATTGAAAAAAAATTGCAACAATTTCATACTTCTCTTTTATCTTTTGATAAGTCAATAGCATCACAATCACATCCGTTCTTATTTTTAAAGGAACACAAAATATCTTTAGATCTCATGTTTATTAATGAAAATAATAAAAATAATAAAAATCCAGCAGGTGTCTATTTAAAAATAAATTCTTGTTTTCCCGTATTATTTTCGGGATATTTTAGAAATTTTCAAAGAAATCGTACAGAATTACCTGAAATTGGAAAAAAAGTAGCAGGACAGGAGCAGGAACAACGTAACTGTTTGGGGCAGTATACTTCTTCAAAAATATTTACGCCTTTATTTTGGTTTCGGGTGCGATCAGCCGCATTTTTTCCTTGGCCAGTGTCTACAGCTTTATTTGAAAAAGGAATGGTCATACCAGAAAATTATCCTGGGATTGAAAAAAAATATCGAGATGATGTTTTAAACACTCTAGAAAAAATAGATTTGTCATCATTTTTAAAGAAACGAATTGAGTGA
- a CDS encoding pilus assembly protein N-terminal domain-containing protein codes for MKLVIQKQIKQALLILSQPIKSAYFLNAEKESFKIHLLFPRGNFARSTGLLNHFNLPINNGIIYSNKYFFHTFNMNFSIAVFCFDKKKNLICLPKIISKNCLFIVPFGTKYISEVNSEILHYYSFERQIMPTNKKVRVFESEFLKIFVNFKLIYSLLFVLLAFLFITSAYSQDNLKLSIGREKTLDLGSAPQTIQISDPDVVEVQRIGVSNSIKMIPKQNGVSLITIAYPNGEQNKWHIQVGNENFDFNNHINFMNQDFKSDSASPSLITISRPLKSIHGIHTQIKNGKIIILGNLDTIEDFRLLVNAVAAHSNSFFPAFSYSKKIENEVIKSVQSDLKLFGEKNLKIINRGGLYTLTGVPTSPLGKQRAWQFLSALIPQIFDATSTMSGESTVVQVNLEFIEVGKSEHLGVGFQQPGMNQALSGTLNFAPSVLSSSLAQPSLQIAPLTSLLKALQERAFARNLAKPVVITRSGEKASFLAGGEVPIVSTSSSTIGNSSSVTFKPFGILFHVTPNVQNDGSIWLKLDLEVSDIADSLSYQNVPGFTTRKINTNIVLKDKNYAILSGLVQTKNSKSVEKFPILGSIPIIGELFKSRKFKDAETELWVAVSAIRDDLMDEDRDVKKLIDNKFSSYKKLISGDLLD; via the coding sequence ATGAAGTTAGTTATTCAAAAACAAATAAAACAGGCACTACTCATCTTAAGTCAGCCAATTAAGAGTGCTTATTTTTTAAATGCAGAAAAAGAATCTTTCAAAATTCATTTATTATTCCCACGAGGAAATTTTGCTCGTTCCACTGGATTGTTAAATCACTTTAATTTACCTATAAATAATGGAATTATATATTCCAATAAATATTTTTTTCATACGTTCAATATGAATTTTTCTATTGCCGTATTTTGTTTCGATAAAAAAAAGAATTTAATATGCTTACCCAAAATAATTTCTAAAAATTGTTTATTTATAGTGCCATTTGGTACGAAATACATTTCTGAAGTAAATAGCGAAATTTTACATTATTATTCATTTGAAAGACAAATTATGCCTACGAATAAAAAAGTAAGAGTATTTGAAAGTGAGTTTCTAAAAATATTTGTTAATTTTAAATTAATTTATTCTCTATTATTTGTTTTATTAGCATTCCTCTTTATTACTTCAGCTTATAGTCAAGATAATTTAAAATTATCTATAGGTCGTGAAAAAACACTTGATTTAGGATCTGCTCCACAAACAATTCAAATTTCCGATCCGGATGTTGTTGAAGTGCAACGAATTGGTGTTTCAAACTCAATTAAAATGATTCCAAAACAAAATGGAGTTTCTTTAATTACAATTGCTTATCCCAATGGAGAGCAAAATAAATGGCATATTCAAGTCGGAAATGAAAATTTTGACTTTAATAACCATATCAATTTCATGAATCAAGATTTTAAAAGCGACTCGGCTTCTCCTTCACTTATTACAATTTCACGCCCGCTAAAAAGTATTCATGGTATTCATACACAAATTAAAAATGGAAAAATAATTATTTTAGGAAATTTGGATACAATTGAGGATTTTCGACTATTAGTCAATGCCGTTGCGGCGCATTCAAATTCATTTTTTCCTGCATTTAGTTATTCTAAAAAAATTGAAAATGAGGTTATAAAATCGGTTCAATCTGATTTAAAATTATTTGGTGAAAAAAATCTTAAAATTATAAATCGGGGTGGTTTGTATACTTTAACAGGAGTTCCGACTTCACCTTTAGGCAAGCAAAGAGCGTGGCAGTTTTTAAGCGCCCTTATTCCACAAATTTTCGATGCCACAAGCACTATGTCTGGAGAAAGTACCGTTGTCCAAGTTAATCTTGAATTTATAGAGGTTGGAAAATCAGAGCATTTGGGAGTTGGTTTTCAACAGCCCGGTATGAATCAAGCTCTTTCAGGTACCTTAAATTTTGCACCTTCTGTTTTATCATCGAGTTTGGCGCAACCCTCCTTGCAAATAGCACCTTTGACTTCCTTATTAAAAGCATTGCAAGAGAGAGCCTTCGCCAGAAATTTAGCAAAACCCGTTGTGATCACTCGTTCTGGTGAAAAAGCTTCTTTTTTAGCAGGTGGTGAAGTTCCTATTGTCAGCACTTCTAGTTCGACTATTGGAAACAGTTCTTCAGTTACCTTTAAACCCTTCGGAATTTTATTTCATGTTACTCCAAATGTTCAAAATGACGGTTCTATTTGGTTAAAACTTGATTTAGAGGTAAGCGATATTGCCGATTCACTTTCCTATCAAAATGTGCCTGGTTTTACCACCCGAAAAATCAATACAAATATTGTCTTAAAAGATAAAAATTATGCAATATTAAGTGGGCTTGTTCAAACAAAAAATTCTAAAAGTGTCGAAAAATTTCCCATTTTAGGAAGCATTCCCATTATTGGAGAACTTTTTAAAAGTCGAAAATTTAAAGATGCAGAAACAGAATTATGGGTTGCTGTTTCCGCCATTCGTGATGACTTGATGGATGAAGATAGAGATGTAAAAAAACTTATTGATAATAAATTTTCGAGTTACAAAAAACTTATATCAGGTGATTTATTAGATTGA
- the cpaB gene encoding Flp pilus assembly protein CpaB: MSFEIQWKENEKQENQNRDESKNKYLIAVTLALFITLFQFFLFKSINYFSNSSINHNLYPVLVANKNIKLGQLIAESDLKLIEMNLGESKTQFILNDEINSYIGKAAIVPLNENTPLLKNSFMSAFQKNSLPDKIPVGKRLYVLDLDFGSIGSLLRVGDKIDLIAYLDIPKFGKATENILTDVQIVGIGDQLEERGKSRHANSISFYIYPEEVKIISFMKQYAKFSVSLRNPNDSSSQSGEAMTLNKFIEDERIQKIIKNDSFQFIQGKKDHP, from the coding sequence ATGAGTTTTGAAATCCAATGGAAAGAAAATGAAAAACAAGAAAATCAAAATCGGGATGAATCTAAAAATAAATACTTAATTGCAGTGACTTTAGCATTATTTATAACCCTTTTTCAATTTTTTTTATTCAAATCTATCAACTATTTTTCCAACAGCAGTATAAATCATAATTTATACCCTGTCTTAGTTGCAAATAAAAATATTAAATTAGGACAATTGATTGCTGAATCCGATTTAAAACTCATTGAAATGAATTTAGGGGAAAGTAAAACGCAATTTATTTTAAATGACGAAATAAATTCCTATATTGGCAAAGCTGCTATAGTTCCTTTAAATGAAAATACCCCTTTATTAAAAAATTCATTCATGAGCGCATTTCAAAAAAATTCCTTGCCTGATAAAATTCCTGTGGGTAAAAGGCTTTATGTTTTAGACTTAGATTTTGGATCCATAGGATCATTATTGCGCGTAGGAGATAAAATTGATCTCATTGCTTATCTTGATATTCCTAAATTTGGTAAGGCAACAGAAAACATATTAACCGACGTCCAAATTGTAGGAATTGGAGATCAATTAGAAGAGAGAGGAAAATCACGTCATGCTAATTCGATTAGTTTTTATATTTATCCTGAAGAAGTAAAAATAATTTCATTTATGAAACAATATGCAAAATTTTCTGTTTCTTTAAGAAATCCGAATGATTCTTCTTCTCAATCAGGTGAAGCAATGACTTTAAATAAATTCATTGAAGATGAAAGAATTCAAAAAATCATTAAAAATGATTCCTTTCAATTTATACAAGGAAAAAAAGATCACCCATGA
- a CDS encoding CpaF family protein: MSWLLIDKKSEKTAEVFDNRILTIGNTKDCDIVISEKEKVQIYSQIFLENGFIFQENFNSKNVFYLNKIFLFHNHKFEFKYNKKNNFILPNENEISFIYHSELFKNTLNFVQNEFSKNQKLLLLPKQEQEIYFLQEACHYLNKFYWDDKDIYKSEHRLHFQKIIWCLCSQAFAQGVLTLLLLDDSVTEIMVNDAQRIYLERNGTISLSDLMFDNNNALMAIIERMCNQVGRRIDESIPFCDARLPDGSRVHAIIPPLALNGPCLTIRKFPKQCFSIEDLIAKKSISEDILPILKDIIISRKNILISGGTGTGKTTLLNCLTTWIHPNERIITIEDSAELKLQQPHVIRLESRKENIEAKGGVSIRELVKNALRMRPDRIIVGECRGGEALDMLQAMNTGHDGSMTTIHSNSAEDALRRLETLVLFASSELPSRAIREQIASAIHYVIQLTRKSDGHRCVTSIHQIVTLCERTHKFITNSLFEWNK, encoded by the coding sequence ATGAGCTGGCTCTTAATCGATAAAAAATCAGAAAAAACAGCGGAAGTATTTGATAATAGAATACTGACTATTGGGAATACAAAAGATTGTGATATTGTTATATCAGAAAAAGAAAAAGTACAAATTTATTCTCAAATTTTCTTAGAAAACGGTTTTATATTTCAGGAGAACTTCAACTCTAAAAATGTTTTTTATTTAAATAAAATTTTTTTATTTCATAATCATAAATTTGAATTTAAATACAACAAAAAAAACAATTTCATACTACCAAATGAAAATGAAATATCCTTCATATATCATTCTGAATTATTCAAAAATACCCTGAATTTTGTGCAAAATGAATTTTCAAAAAATCAAAAATTATTGCTTTTACCAAAGCAGGAACAAGAAATTTATTTTCTGCAAGAAGCATGTCATTATTTAAATAAATTTTATTGGGATGATAAGGATATTTATAAAAGCGAGCATCGTTTACATTTTCAAAAAATCATTTGGTGTCTTTGCTCTCAAGCCTTTGCTCAAGGAGTCTTAACTTTATTATTATTGGATGATTCCGTAACTGAAATTATGGTCAATGACGCTCAGCGTATTTATTTAGAACGCAATGGCACAATTTCTTTGTCCGATTTAATGTTTGACAATAACAATGCACTTATGGCCATTATTGAACGTATGTGCAATCAAGTAGGCAGAAGAATCGATGAAAGCATCCCCTTTTGTGATGCGCGTCTGCCCGATGGCTCCCGCGTTCACGCCATCATTCCCCCCTTAGCATTAAATGGTCCGTGCCTAACCATCCGCAAGTTTCCAAAACAATGTTTTTCTATAGAAGATCTGATTGCTAAAAAATCAATATCAGAAGACATTCTTCCTATTTTAAAAGACATTATTATTTCACGAAAAAATATTTTAATTTCAGGAGGAACGGGCACGGGAAAAACAACTTTACTGAATTGTTTAACCACCTGGATTCATCCCAATGAACGCATTATTACAATTGAAGATTCCGCCGAACTCAAACTGCAACAGCCCCATGTCATTCGATTAGAAAGCAGAAAAGAAAATATTGAAGCAAAAGGGGGCGTGAGCATCCGCGAACTTGTCAAAAATGCGCTTCGCATGCGACCCGATAGAATCATAGTAGGAGAGTGCCGCGGTGGCGAAGCATTAGACATGCTACAAGCTATGAATACGGGACATGATGGCAGCATGACAACGATTCACTCCAATTCCGCAGAAGATGCTCTCCGCCGTCTTGAGACGTTGGTTTTATTTGCTTCTTCCGAGCTTCCTTCACGAGCCATTCGCGAGCAAATTGCCTCTGCGATTCATTATGTCATTCAATTAACTCGGAAGTCTGATGGGCATCGTTGTGTGACTTCAATTCATCAAATTGTTACTTTATGTGAAAGAACTCATAAATTTATTACAAATTCTCTATTTGAATGGAACAAATGA
- a CDS encoding type II secretion system F family protein, whose protein sequence is MPKLIEYFISYLKAGIQVPYCLNLILNKYKWSPPIQKTIYQIITFYNQGMSLDSAVKARIISLGNHKDHYFMVYFLTSLRVGYKSGGNMISTLENVKSKIESNILLKRKIKSTTAQIRLQALIIAMAPLILGIILWFIVPSYILFFFENAVGNLLLLMMIFLNMIGFYFLKMIARIA, encoded by the coding sequence ATGCCAAAACTGATTGAATATTTTATTTCATATCTTAAAGCTGGGATCCAAGTTCCTTATTGTCTTAATCTTATTTTAAACAAATACAAATGGTCTCCCCCCATACAAAAGACAATCTATCAAATCATTACATTTTATAACCAAGGTATGTCTTTAGATTCTGCTGTAAAAGCTCGCATTATTTCATTGGGAAACCATAAAGATCATTATTTTATGGTTTATTTTTTAACATCCCTCAGAGTAGGATACAAAAGCGGTGGCAATATGATCTCCACTCTTGAAAATGTAAAATCGAAAATTGAAAGCAACATTCTGTTAAAAAGAAAAATAAAGTCCACTACAGCTCAAATAAGATTACAGGCACTGATTATAGCAATGGCTCCTTTAATTTTAGGTATAATTTTGTGGTTTATAGTTCCTTCCTATATTTTGTTTTTTTTCGAAAATGCGGTTGGCAATTTACTCCTTCTTATGATGATATTTTTAAATATGATTGGGTTTTATTTTCTAAAAATGATTGCAAGGATCGCATGA
- a CDS encoding type II secretion system F family protein: protein MYFIVISFILNFIILNYFKIDLKLINLKPLQSRKNQYVSMLFATADFIDTILLHLEAGSNIFHSFKNATENSLNEDLKRNAKETLILYSMGCSFSDSLKNSINEKSDPFYNEMVECIHLSLLLGTTLKENLVQLSASLRIRAQLSIEESMSQAPVKMIFPLVFFIFPVIFILLVSGFIQDFISTMRF from the coding sequence ATGTATTTTATAGTCATTTCTTTTATATTAAATTTTATAATTTTAAATTATTTCAAAATTGATTTAAAATTAATCAATCTAAAACCTCTTCAAAGCAGAAAAAACCAATATGTATCTATGCTTTTTGCGACTGCTGATTTTATTGATACTATCCTTTTACATCTTGAAGCAGGAAGCAATATTTTTCATTCCTTTAAAAACGCTACGGAAAATTCTTTAAATGAAGATCTCAAAAGAAATGCGAAAGAAACACTCATACTCTACTCTATGGGTTGTTCCTTTAGCGATTCCTTAAAAAATTCAATAAATGAAAAGAGCGACCCATTTTACAACGAAATGGTTGAATGTATTCATTTATCATTACTACTTGGTACGACTTTAAAAGAGAATCTCGTTCAATTATCCGCAAGTTTGAGAATTCGCGCCCAACTCAGCATCGAAGAAAGCATGTCACAAGCCCCTGTAAAAATGATCTTTCCACTGGTTTTCTTTATTTTTCCAGTTATATTTATTCTTCTTGTTAGTGGCTTCATTCAGGACTTCATAAGTACAATGCGTTTTTAA
- a CDS encoding MarR family winged helix-turn-helix transcriptional regulator has protein sequence MDNLELPTNDRISEIPKFKTDNLSLDAMLEFYFIDTVNLWRNKLDELGKEYDLSRLERRILVYIGRNPGIRQADLALIMDVEPQSLTRSLENMEQKKWLQKQDDNKDKRAKSLHLTDMGEQKLEDAFKISECIRPKVLRNLQENDKIILTKVLKQIRKNLESLI, from the coding sequence ATGGACAACCTAGAATTACCAACGAATGATAGGATATCGGAAATCCCAAAATTTAAAACGGATAATTTAAGTCTCGATGCCATGCTTGAGTTCTATTTTATCGATACCGTAAATCTTTGGAGAAATAAATTAGACGAATTGGGAAAAGAATACGATTTGAGCAGGTTGGAACGGCGTATTCTCGTCTATATTGGTAGAAATCCCGGAATTCGCCAGGCCGATCTTGCTCTTATCATGGATGTGGAGCCACAAAGTCTCACCCGTTCTTTAGAAAATATGGAACAAAAAAAATGGTTACAAAAACAAGATGACAACAAAGATAAAAGAGCAAAAAGTCTCCATTTAACAGATATGGGAGAGCAAAAACTTGAAGATGCCTTTAAAATCAGTGAATGTATCCGTCCAAAAGTTTTAAGAAATCTACAAGAAAATGATAAAATTATTCTCACCAAAGTATTAAAACAAATCCGTAAAAATCTTGAGTCCCTCATTTAA